The genome window ACCGTGTTGAAGATCGACTTTTTGTTTTGGGCGGTTAGGCCAGTCACAAATTAATGGTTGATCTATTTCGCCTGATGATTCTTTAACATGGCCATAAACACGGGCGAGATATTGTTTTTCGGTTTGGCGTTTTTCAAACTGTCGGCTGATATTTACATGGGCAGCTTTGTTGAGCGCCATTAATAAAATACCTGAGGTGGCCATATCCAGACGATGCACTACAGTGGCTGTTGGCAATACCCTTTGTACCCGGGTTTGCAGGCAATCTTTATGTTCAGTTAATCGTCCTGGTACTGTTAGTAAGCCACTGGGTTTATTCAGTACCACCAGATCCTCATCTCGATAAACAATATCGAGATAAGGAGAAAGTGGCGGCTGATAAATAAAGTCTGGATTAGCGCTCATAATATCTTTGCTTACCTAGTTACTGACGACAATTAACCGAATTGCTTCAAACTTAAGCTGCGCTTTGTGGATAAAGTTTGCCAGTTCTTGTTGCTGTAGGTTGATAAAGTCTAATTCATCTTGACGAACGCTTGGGTTAATGGCTTTAAGCGCGGTTAAGCGTTGAAATTCCTGGCCAAGTTTATCTTCCATTGATGTTAACGCTTGTGACTGAATATCAGCAACTAATAGTTCTGCATGTTGTTCTGCTTTACTAACTAAAGGAGAAACTTGAGCTTTTAATGCTTTTACTAATTGTAACGCGACTTGTTTTTTCACCGGTGTAAGTTGTTGGTCTAAAACTGCTGCACTGACTTTATCTGCTAGGTTATTACCGTTTTTGTCGACTAAAATGCGAATAGGTGTTACCGGAAGATAACGGTTTAGTTGTAACTGGCTTGGCGCTGTTGCTTCAACAGTAAATAAACATTCAAGGAAAAAAGTACCAGCCGGTAATGCTGGATTTTTCAAAAGTCCAATGCTTGAATTACCCACTTCATCTGATAGCACTAAGTCCATGGCACCAGTAACCATTGGATGATCCCAGGTTAGTAGTTGATAATCTTCGCAGGCTAGAGCTGTATCTCGATTGAATGTGATGGTGGTACCGTCATCAGGTAAACAAGGGAAGTTGCCACTAAGCATATGTTCTGTCGGTTGCAGTGCGATAGCATTATCTGATTTGTCATCCTGAGCAATACCAAATACATCCAGTACTTGAAACATAAACTGCGGCAGTTTAGTTTCACAATCTAAGGCAGTAATTTTATCAACTAACTGTTCGGCTTTGCCTTGCCCAGATGAATTCAGTTCTAACAGTTTATCTCGGCCTGATTCGAGTTCGGCTTTTAATGCTAAGTGCCGTTGATGACTTAAGTGAATTAACTGGTCTATTTCCGCTTGTGATGGAGCTGCGCTCAAGGTTAAAGTCGTTAATTGCGCTGAGAAATCATCATAAACAGCCCGACCGGTTATGCAGGTATGTTCAAAGGCATTTAACGCATTGTGATACCATTGAAACAACATACTTTGTGCGGAGTGCTCAAAATAGGGGACGTGAATTTTTATCGTATCTGTCTGTCCGATTCGATCTAAACGACCGATGCGTTGTTCGAGCAAATCTGGGTTGGTCGGCAAATCAAATAATACAAGATGATGAGCGAACTGAAAATTCCGTCCTTCACTGCCGATTTCAGAACATAACAATACCTGGGCGCTGTCTTCATCCTGTGCAAAGTATGCAGCGGCGCGGTCGCGTTCAAAAATACTTAAGCCTTCGTGAAACACTGCGGCACGCATGCCTTCTTTCACTCGTAAAGCAGTCTCCAGTTCAATGGCAGTTTGGGCATGAGCACAAATTACTAACACTTTTTCTTTATTAAGTGATTTGAGTAAATTAATTAAATAATTTACTTTGGGATCAAAATCATACCAGGGCTCCAAGCCATCTAGTCCGTAGAGAATTTCTGGTGTGGTAAGGTATTTCGCCTGCGGGCTTTGCTGTAATTTTGTATGGTCACCACTTAATAAAAAATCTTCGATTTTTTCCTGATATTGTTCAGGTAAGGGTAATGGTGTCGGATGCAACTGGCGCTCAGGAAAGCCCTTAATGGTGTTACGGCTGTTTCTAAATAATATCCGTCCCGTGCCGTGACGATCAAGTAACTGACTTAATACCTTTTGTCTGATGTGTTGTTGAGCCTGCTCATCAGCTTGATTAAGTTGCATTAATTGTTCACTGATATCGGTTTCAGATAACAATTGTTTTAATGTGCTTAACTGTTCTTCAGTGAGTGGCTGCTTTGCAACTAATGCGTTTGCGGCATCGGCAACTTCGGTGTAGTGTTGTTCTTCTTCAGTGAATTTTTGGTAATCATAGAAACGATCGGCATCGAGTAAGCGCAGACGAGCAAAGTGACTTTCATGTCCTAGTTGATCCGGAGTTGCCGTTAGTAGTAATACCCCGGGAATTGTTTGAGCAAGTTGCTCGATACATAAATACTCGGTGCTGGCATGGTCAACATGCCAGTCCAAATGATGCGCTTCATCTACTACCATTAGATCCCAGTCTTCGGCGATTAGCGCTTCGTACCAATCAGGGTTATCGGTAACAAAACGTAAGTTTACCAATACCAGTTGTTCAGCACTAAAGGGATTGATTTCTTCATCAGGTTCGGCGCTGTTAGCTATTTCTTGACAGCGAGTTTCATCAAAGATACTGAATTTAAGATTAAAACGACGTAGCATTTCCACCAGCCACTGATGCATGAGTGACTCAGGTACGATGATTAGTACTCGTTTTGCCCGTCCGGTGACTAACTGCTGATGAATGATCAAACCAGCTTCAATGGTTTTACCTAAACCTACTTCATCTGCCAATAATACACGTGGTGCAAAGCGGCTGCCGACTTCTTCAGCGATATAAAGCTGATGAGGAATTAAACTGACGCGACCACCGGATAAACCGGTAAGCTCAGATTGCTGCTGGTTAAATTGATGTTGCAAACAATCTTTACGTAAACGAAACCAGTCAAGGCGATCAACCTGGCCATTGAGCAAGCGGTCGTGAGGCTTATTGAACTTAATAAAATGATCTATCATTACTTCTTTAAGCTCGGCAAGTTCGCCGTTATCAAGACGCTTACCGCTATAGGTGATCAGACCATTTTCTTCATTAATCGTACTGACAGATAAATGCCAGCCCTCATGGCTTGGGATAATATCCCCTTCGTTAAAAATTACTCGTGTCAGCGGTGCATTGGCTATGGCATATTTTCTGATATCGCCAGTGGCGGTAAACATAATAGTGACAAATCTGTTCTCAACGCTCGTTACCGTACCTAATCCTTGATCTGATTCTCCATCACTGATCCAACGTTGGCCTGGGTAAAACGACATAGAAAACTCCAATATTTTAACTCGAACTGTGTGAGTCATTTATTAACACGAATGATACTCACACGAAAAAAAGGGCGCTATGGTACCGTTAATCATAGCTGTGATCATCAAATAATTCTGAAAAGTTCAGGCTTGCTTAAGGAATAAACAAGGGCACCAGTAACCGTTTTTGCTAAGCTACTGGTGCAGGGGAGTTATTTCACGCCAAGTTCTTTTAAACGTTCCAACAAATAACTTTTCTGAGTATGACGCTCAGATAGCACTACTTCATCTCTTGGGTGTAAAAATAATGGTAATGAAATCCGAGATTTAGTGGCATTTTCCCCTGTGGGATTGACGACTCTATGACTGGTTGATGGAAAATAACCGCCAGAGGCTTCCTGTAACATATCACCGATATTAATGATCAAATGACCAAAATTAGCTGGAATATCAAGCCATTGGCCGTCTTGTACTTGAACTTGTAACCCAGGTTCATTAGCGGCAGGTAAAATGGTTAACAGGTTTATGTCTTCATGGGCTGCAGCACGTAATGCGCCAGGTTCTTCTTCCCCGGTTAATGGTGGATAATGCAGAACGCGCAGTAAGGTATTTGGTGTGTCTTTGATCATATTCGATAAAGGTTCTGAATATTTTGCTGCGACATCAGCAGGACTATGTTTTTCAACCCAATCTAATAGTTCAGTGGCGAGTGCTGAGGTATTATGGTAATAAGTTAATATCTCCTCTTTAAGGGATTCTGGAATACGGCCCCAAGGATAGATATGATAGTATTCTTTCAGGTCTTTTTGCTGATGGCCTTTGGCTGTTTCGGAGATTTCAGGAGCAAAATAACCATCCTGCTTTTCCGGATCAAAGGCAAAGTCTTGCGGATTGCCCTGACTAAAAAATTCATACCAGTGTTGATAAATAGATTCAACTAGCGATTGCTGGATAGGATGATTTTTTAATACGCCAAATCCTGTTGATTTTAAGCTTTCAACAAAACGTTGTGGCGCATCTGCTGCGGTATAGTCAACAACTTGAACTTGCATAATTATGTCCTGAAATTGTTTTACAAAATTATTTGACAAAAATATTATAACGCAAAACCTGTCTAGTTGGTCAAATTTTTAAGTGATGTAGTTTAGTTTTGGTAAAATATGGATAATGACTATACTGAAGTTACTAACAATAATTTTAATACAGGGAAAGGACTTATCATGAAATTAGCCGCTGTTGTTGCCTCTTGTTCGGTGTTTTTGTTTGCCAGTTGTGCGACTCGGGGAAATATCTGTGAAGATATCACAGAAGCAAAGGAACAAATGCAAGCGTGCCAACTGCTAAAAAAACAAATCGCTAACGCGAAAGAGCGGCCCTTAATCAGAACTGAACTTGAGCGCAGGTATGAAAACGATTGTATTGAAATTCGTTATTATCGTGATGATATTCAAGAAGCAAAATGCGGTAACAAAGAAAACTTAGAGCAAATTAAAAAAGCGGTCATTGAAGAGCAAAATCAGTAAGCTATAGTTTTTGTTTATCGATATAGCGCCGAATGTCGAGTCCTAAAGTAGTTATTTCTACATTAGGACTCGAGCATTTTTTATTGGTTATGACATTTAATTGTCAGTTTGATCAGGTACTAGTTTACATTCCCACTAGAATTTTTTGTTAATTCCCGTCATTATGATGCATCATGACAACAGGTGTTCTAGTAGTGGAATGGTAAAATCAACGAATAACGACAACAGTCAGTTATCTGAACAGGAGAGTCAGTTAGCTCAAGAAGCGATTGTTTTGCTTGATAAATATCGCAAGTTGCAAGATCGTTATACCGCATTATTAAACCTTAATCAATTATCCAATGATTGTGCTGATTTAAACACCTTTTATCGTCAGGTTCATCAGGCTATCGCATCCATTATGAATGCTAATAACTTTTATATTGTGATGTATGATCAAACGTTTGCCACCTTAGAGTTTGTTTATCACGTCGATGAAAAAGATGATTTCCCTAAAGGCACTTTTGATTACGACAAATTTCAGGGCTCGATGACTTGCCATGTTATTGAAACGGGTGAACCGTTATTAATGACCCCCGAAAAAATGCAACAGCAGATCAAGGAAGGAACTCTTAAAGCTATCGGGACGACCGGGACAGATTGGCTTGGCGTGCCCTTAATTAGTGATGGCTTCGTTATCGGAGTGATGGCGGTCCAAAGTTATACTGAAACCACGCGTTATCAAGAACATGATCTGGATTTATTGACCTTTACTGCGCAGCATACCGTTTCAGCAATGACCCGTTTACAAGATCGAGAGCGTTTGCAAAAAGCGGTGGATGCTCGGACACGCGAATTGATGAAGCAAATTCGCGAACGTGAAAAGTCTGAATTATTGCAAGAGTCCTTATTTAGAATTTCTGAATTAACCAATCAAGCCTCATTGGACCTCGATAAGTTTTATCCTATGGTGCATAACATAGTTGGTCAGTTGATTAATGCGGAAAATTTTTATATTGCCAAACACAACAGTGCGGAAGACTTATTATCCTTCGTCTATTTCTCCGAGCAAAATAGTGAGGAAATCGAGCGTAAGTTCGCAACGCGTAAGTTTGCTAATGGCTATACCGAATTAGTGATCAGTACAGCAAAAACGGTACTACTGAGTGGTGAGGATATGTTTAACCTCTATAAACAGGGGAAAACCGTTAAGCCGTCAGGAAAAACTAAATCTTGGCTCGGCGTGCCGCTGTTGCAAAATGGTGAAGCGATAGGTGCCATGGTGATCCAGAGCTATCATCTGAGTACTATTTATACTGAACAAGATGCTGAGCTGCTGAATTTTGTGTCACAACATGTAGCGACAGCGATTAAACGTCGTGAATTAGCGATTTTTGAACGTAAAACCCATGAACTTCTTGAGCAACAGGTTAAACATCGGACGGCAGAATTAGAAGAAGAAATTAAGCAACGCGAAAAAATGGAACAGCAACTAAAGTATGCAGCGTCACACGATAGTTTAACTGGGCTACCGAATCGCACTGTTTTTTTAGATCTTTTAAACCATGCTATTGCTTGTCACCGACGCCGACCCGAAATGCAGTTTGCGGTACTGTTTCTCGATTTAGACCGCTTTAAAGTGGTCAATGACAGCTTAGGTCATCATGCTGGTGATATTTTACTGAAAGAAATGGCTAAAGGCTTAACGGACATCGTTCGTGATAAAGATACGGTTGCACGCCTTGGTGGCGACGAGTTTGTTATTTTGATTGAAGATTTGGTCAATAAACAGGAAGCTTATGATGTTGCCCAACGTATTACAGAATTACTGACAAAACCGTTTTTTATCGAAAATCAGCCGGTATTTATCGGTACTAGTATCGGGGTGCTTTTTAACGATATTCATTACGAAAGTGCGGAGTTTATGCTGCGCGATGCAGATACCGCTATGTATCATGCTAAGGATATGGGGAAAGGTCGCTATGAGGTTTTTGATGCCAGCATGCATAAGAAAGTGCAAAATGCATTGACCTTAGAAGCAGATTTACGGGAAGGGATCAGTAAAAAAGAATTCTCTCCTTATTTTCAACCAATAGTTCGATTAAATGATAAGCAGATTGTTGGTTTTGAAGCACTGGCGCGCTGGCGCAGTGAAAAACGCGGTTTAGTGTTTCCTAATGACTTTATTCCGCTGGCAGAAGAAACTAATTTAGTACTAGCGATAGATTTTCAGATCATTGAAAAATCTTGCCGGCAGTTAAAAAGCTGGCAAGAAGCACTAAAACGTGATGATTTATATATCAGTTGTAACCTCTATTGTGATCATTTTTTTGATACTAATCTTGCTAATGATATTGCACAAATACTGCAACGAGTCGGTTTGGAACCTCGTCATTTAAGGGTTGAACTAACAGAGCGCGCGTTATTGGAAAAAACAGAAATTGTACTTACCAATATGAAAGCTTTGAAGAAATTAGGGGTGAAAATATTGCTCGATGATTTTGGTACCGGCTATTCCAGTTTAAGTTACTTACACCGTTTTCCTATTGATGTGCTTAAAATAGATCGCTCGTTTATTAGTAATGTCCATGAACATGATAACAATCGGGCGATTATCAAAACCATTATTGATTTAGCCGTGAATTTACAAATGGCAACGATTGGAGAAGGCATTGAAAATGCTGCAGACGCTCAATTGTTAGTGAAAATGGAATGTAAATATGGTCAAGGCTATTATTTTAATAAACCTATGCCAGCGCATGAAGTGGAGCGATTACTAAGCTAAGCAGCGCTTCCGATATACTAAGTTGAGGTTAAGTTTAGTGCGATTGTCATCAACTTATTAAGGTGAGTTTGTTATACTGATAGCAACTTTGATAACAAGAATCATCACTTTGCCAACTGACAATTTTAACACTATCCCATTAAAACCCGCCCTGATTGATAACTTACAAACCCTCGGCTATCAGCAGTTAACTACGATTCAGGCTGAAAGCTTACCGGTAATATTAGCGGGAAAAGACGTGATTGCTCAAGCTAAAACCGGTTCGGGTAAAACAGCCGCTTTTAGTCTGGGGTTACTGCATCATCTACAAGAGAAAAAATTTCGTGTTCAGGCGTTGGTGTTATGTCCGACCCGTGAACTTGCTGATCAGGTTGCAAAAGAAATTCGGCGTCTTGCGCGTGCTATTCATAATATCAAAGTACTGACTTTATGCGGTGGCTCACCTATGGGACCACAAATTGCTTCTTTAGAGCATGGCGCACATATTATCGTCGGTACTCCCGGACGTATTGAAGATCATTTAAAAAAAGGTCGACTGTCACTAGCAAATTTACAAACTTTGGTACTCGATGAAGCGGATCGGATGTTGGAGATGGGCTTTGAAGAGACACTGACTTCGATATTCGCTAGTTGCCCGAGTAAAAAGCAATGTCTGTTGTTTAGTGCGACCTTCCCCAAACAAATTGTTTCGCTCAGTGAGCATATTATGGTGGACCCTGTCACCATTAAAGTGGAATCGACCCATGATCATAGCAGTATTCGTCAGCACTTTTATCAGGTTGAGTCTGATAATCAGCGTTTAGTTGCTGTTCAGCAACTATTATCAACCTATCAGCCAGAATCAACAGTAATTTTTTGTACCACTAAGGTGCAGACACAGGAAGTCAGCGATCTATTATACGCACAAGGCGTGAGTTGTCAGGCATTGCACGGAGACTTAGAGCAAAGGCAAAGGGATCAGACCATGATCTGCTTTGCAAATAAAAGTATCAACGTACTTGTTGCAACGGATGTTGCGGCCAGAGGGCTTGATGTTGATAATCTCGATATGGTCATTAATTATTATTTGGCACGGGATCCGGAAATCCATGTGCATCGTATTGGCCGAACCGGACGAGCCGGCAGTCAGGGAATGGCATGCTCGTTAATCAGTGATAAAGAAGCACGTAAAGTGATGAGCCTAGAAAGTTACTTAGGGCAGGAAATTAGCACTGAGCCCCTACCTGCGTCGTCTAGTGATAATACTCTAATGAGTAAAGCTAAAATGGTGACGTTACAAATTGATGGCGGTAAAAAACAAAAATTACGCCCAGGGGATATTTTAGGAGCATTTACTGCTAATCAACAGTTGAGTGCTGATGATATTGGTAAAATAAGTGTTACAGCGCTGTCAACTTATGTTGCTGTTAAGCGAGCTGTTGCTAATAAAGCGCTAAAAATAATTGCTAATGGTAAATTAAAAGGGCGAAGCTTTAGAATTCGGAAGTTAACCTTATAGCGCTGGAGTGGAGATTTTATGTTAGCTGATAATAAACAAAGCAACATTGCTGAAAAAACGTCGACATTATTAAAAGATGAAATTGATCAAG of Thalassotalea insulae contains these proteins:
- the dbpA gene encoding ATP-dependent RNA helicase DbpA, which produces MPTDNFNTIPLKPALIDNLQTLGYQQLTTIQAESLPVILAGKDVIAQAKTGSGKTAAFSLGLLHHLQEKKFRVQALVLCPTRELADQVAKEIRRLARAIHNIKVLTLCGGSPMGPQIASLEHGAHIIVGTPGRIEDHLKKGRLSLANLQTLVLDEADRMLEMGFEETLTSIFASCPSKKQCLLFSATFPKQIVSLSEHIMVDPVTIKVESTHDHSSIRQHFYQVESDNQRLVAVQQLLSTYQPESTVIFCTTKVQTQEVSDLLYAQGVSCQALHGDLEQRQRDQTMICFANKSINVLVATDVAARGLDVDNLDMVINYYLARDPEIHVHRIGRTGRAGSQGMACSLISDKEARKVMSLESYLGQEISTEPLPASSSDNTLMSKAKMVTLQIDGGKKQKLRPGDILGAFTANQQLSADDIGKISVTALSTYVAVKRAVANKALKIIANGKLKGRSFRIRKLTL
- a CDS encoding 2OG-Fe(II) oxygenase family protein, which gives rise to MQVQVVDYTAADAPQRFVESLKSTGFGVLKNHPIQQSLVESIYQHWYEFFSQGNPQDFAFDPEKQDGYFAPEISETAKGHQQKDLKEYYHIYPWGRIPESLKEEILTYYHNTSALATELLDWVEKHSPADVAAKYSEPLSNMIKDTPNTLLRVLHYPPLTGEEEPGALRAAAHEDINLLTILPAANEPGLQVQVQDGQWLDIPANFGHLIINIGDMLQEASGGYFPSTSHRVVNPTGENATKSRISLPLFLHPRDEVVLSERHTQKSYLLERLKELGVK
- the rluA gene encoding bifunctional tRNA pseudouridine(32) synthase/23S rRNA pseudouridine(746) synthase RluA, encoding MSANPDFIYQPPLSPYLDIVYRDEDLVVLNKPSGLLTVPGRLTEHKDCLQTRVQRVLPTATVVHRLDMATSGILLMALNKAAHVNISRQFEKRQTEKQYLARVYGHVKESSGEIDQPLICDWPNRPKQKVDLQHGKKALTHYRVLSYQNNSTLVELTPVTGRSHQLRVHMLSLGHPILGDRLYAHDQALTESPRLQLHAHWLKITHPVTEQVLTFSTPCPFT
- the rapA gene encoding RNA polymerase-associated protein RapA yields the protein MSFYPGQRWISDGESDQGLGTVTSVENRFVTIMFTATGDIRKYAIANAPLTRVIFNEGDIIPSHEGWHLSVSTINEENGLITYSGKRLDNGELAELKEVMIDHFIKFNKPHDRLLNGQVDRLDWFRLRKDCLQHQFNQQQSELTGLSGGRVSLIPHQLYIAEEVGSRFAPRVLLADEVGLGKTIEAGLIIHQQLVTGRAKRVLIIVPESLMHQWLVEMLRRFNLKFSIFDETRCQEIANSAEPDEEINPFSAEQLVLVNLRFVTDNPDWYEALIAEDWDLMVVDEAHHLDWHVDHASTEYLCIEQLAQTIPGVLLLTATPDQLGHESHFARLRLLDADRFYDYQKFTEEEQHYTEVADAANALVAKQPLTEEQLSTLKQLLSETDISEQLMQLNQADEQAQQHIRQKVLSQLLDRHGTGRILFRNSRNTIKGFPERQLHPTPLPLPEQYQEKIEDFLLSGDHTKLQQSPQAKYLTTPEILYGLDGLEPWYDFDPKVNYLINLLKSLNKEKVLVICAHAQTAIELETALRVKEGMRAAVFHEGLSIFERDRAAAYFAQDEDSAQVLLCSEIGSEGRNFQFAHHLVLFDLPTNPDLLEQRIGRLDRIGQTDTIKIHVPYFEHSAQSMLFQWYHNALNAFEHTCITGRAVYDDFSAQLTTLTLSAAPSQAEIDQLIHLSHQRHLALKAELESGRDKLLELNSSGQGKAEQLVDKITALDCETKLPQFMFQVLDVFGIAQDDKSDNAIALQPTEHMLSGNFPCLPDDGTTITFNRDTALACEDYQLLTWDHPMVTGAMDLVLSDEVGNSSIGLLKNPALPAGTFFLECLFTVEATAPSQLQLNRYLPVTPIRILVDKNGNNLADKVSAAVLDQQLTPVKKQVALQLVKALKAQVSPLVSKAEQHAELLVADIQSQALTSMEDKLGQEFQRLTALKAINPSVRQDELDFINLQQQELANFIHKAQLKFEAIRLIVVSN
- a CDS encoding sensor domain-containing phosphodiesterase → MVKSTNNDNSQLSEQESQLAQEAIVLLDKYRKLQDRYTALLNLNQLSNDCADLNTFYRQVHQAIASIMNANNFYIVMYDQTFATLEFVYHVDEKDDFPKGTFDYDKFQGSMTCHVIETGEPLLMTPEKMQQQIKEGTLKAIGTTGTDWLGVPLISDGFVIGVMAVQSYTETTRYQEHDLDLLTFTAQHTVSAMTRLQDRERLQKAVDARTRELMKQIREREKSELLQESLFRISELTNQASLDLDKFYPMVHNIVGQLINAENFYIAKHNSAEDLLSFVYFSEQNSEEIERKFATRKFANGYTELVISTAKTVLLSGEDMFNLYKQGKTVKPSGKTKSWLGVPLLQNGEAIGAMVIQSYHLSTIYTEQDAELLNFVSQHVATAIKRRELAIFERKTHELLEQQVKHRTAELEEEIKQREKMEQQLKYAASHDSLTGLPNRTVFLDLLNHAIACHRRRPEMQFAVLFLDLDRFKVVNDSLGHHAGDILLKEMAKGLTDIVRDKDTVARLGGDEFVILIEDLVNKQEAYDVAQRITELLTKPFFIENQPVFIGTSIGVLFNDIHYESAEFMLRDADTAMYHAKDMGKGRYEVFDASMHKKVQNALTLEADLREGISKKEFSPYFQPIVRLNDKQIVGFEALARWRSEKRGLVFPNDFIPLAEETNLVLAIDFQIIEKSCRQLKSWQEALKRDDLYISCNLYCDHFFDTNLANDIAQILQRVGLEPRHLRVELTERALLEKTEIVLTNMKALKKLGVKILLDDFGTGYSSLSYLHRFPIDVLKIDRSFISNVHEHDNNRAIIKTIIDLAVNLQMATIGEGIENAADAQLLVKMECKYGQGYYFNKPMPAHEVERLLS